ACCTCTTCCATTTGCGCCTTGGCATATTCGGAGGTAGTATCTCTGTATTTTCTCTCTAAATTTCCCACAACCCCTTCAAAAGCGGAATGGAACATACCGCCACCGTACACACGCTCGTATTCAAATTTTACCTTTTCGCGGTTTGTGCCAAAAAGCACAACCTCCTGCGCTTTTTTCGGCAAATCTTTAAAAGGAACATCTACCGAAAAACCGTAATGTGCCGCAAGACCGTTAAAATACATCATGGCAATGCTGTTTTCGGTAGTGGTATTCCAACCACTGGCAACAATCGCGCCCTCTCTCAACGTTTTCTTCTTATCGGGCACTATCAGGTCGGGGTCGATTTTAAGCATAGTCCCTAACCCCGTACACTCGGGACATGCACCGAAATGGCTGTTAAAGGAAAACATACGCGGTGCAAGCTCCGCAATGCTGATACCGCAATCATGGCAGGCATAGTTCTGGCTGAAAAGATACTCGGTATCGCCGATTACATCAACAATCACCAAGTCCCCTGCCATTTTAAGTGCAGTTTCCACAGAGTCTGTCAGTCTGGTGCGGTTATCTTTGCGCACCGTAAGGCGGTCGACCACAATTTCAATGTTGTGCTTGATGTTTTTCTCCATGGGGATTTTGTCGGTCAACTCGTACATGTTGCCGTCTACGCGCACGCGGACAAAACCGCTTTTTCGGGCATCCTCAAACACCTTGGTATATTCGCCCTTTCGTGAGCGCACCACAGGTGCAAGCACCTGAAAACGGGTTCCCTCTTCCATTTCCAGCACTTTATCCACAATTTCGTCTACCGACTGTTGTGTAATTTCCTTTCCGCATTCGGGACAATGGGGCGTACCAATTCTCGCATACAACAAACGCAGATAGTCATAAATCTCGGTTACGGTACCCACAGTAGAACGGGGGTTTTTACTGGTGGTCTTCTGGTCAATGGAAATGGCAGGTGAAAGACCGTCGATATAGTCTACATTCGGCTTTTCCATTTGCCCTAAAAACATACGGGCATAGGAAGAAAGGGACTCCATATACCGTCTCTGCCCCTCCGCATAAATGGTATCAAAGGCAAGGGATGACTTGCCCGAACCACTAAGACCTGTGATAACCACAAATTTATCTCTTGGGATTTCCACATCCACATTTTTTAAGTTGTGTTCCTTTGCACCTTTAACGGATATTTTTTTAAACGCCATCTGCATTCAACTCCTGTATCTTGTCACGCAACATTGCGGCACGCTCGAACTGCAAATTCTTCGCCGCTTCGCGCATTTGCTCTGTCAATTGTTTGATTACTTTTTCCTTGTCCTTCGGGTCCACCTTTTCGGTCGGCACAATGGGTGCCGCGGTGGCTTCGATAATTTCGCGGACATCCTTTACAATCGTTTTGGGCACGATACCGTGCTTTTCATTAAATTCAATCTGCATCTTACGTCGGCGATTGGTTTCATCAATCGCACGGCGCATACTGTCTGTGATTTCGTCTGCATACATAATCACCTTACCCTCGGCATTTCGTGCCGCACGGCCAATGGTTTGTACCAGCGAGGTTTCGCTTCGCAAGAAGCCTTCCTTGTCTGCATCCAAAATTGCAACTAAGGACACCTCGGGAATATCTAAGCCCTCGCGCAAAAGGTTGATACCCACCAAAACATCAAATTCGCCAAGACGTAAATCGCGCACAATTTCCATGCGCTCTATAGTCTTGACATCCGAGTGCAGATAACGCACCCGAACGCCTGCCTCTTCCAGGAAAGTGGTAAGACTTTCTGCCATGCGCTTGGTGAGGGTTGTTACAAGCACCCTTTGCTTTTTCTCGGTTCGATTGTGTATTTCGGAAAGCAGATGGTCAATCTGTCCTTTGGTTTTAACCACTTCTATCTCGGGGTCTAAAAGTCCCGTGGGACGGATAACCTGCTCAATAATCTGCTCGGAATGCTCCCGTTCGTACTGGGCAGGAGTTGCACTTACAAATATGGTCTGTCCGATTCTCTGTTCAAATTCGTTAAAGGTAAGCGGACGGTTGTCGTACGCCGAGGGCAGACGAAACCCGTATTCCACAAGCGAATCCTTTCTGGAGCGGTCACCTGCAAACATGGCACGCACCTGCGGTACGGTTACATGTGCCTCGTCAATGACAAGCAGAAAATCATCGGGGAAATAGTCTAACAGGGTATAGGGGGCAGAGCCGGTCGCTCTTCCGCTGATGTGCCTTGAATAGTTTTCGATTCCCTGACAAAAACCCGTTTCCTGCATCATTTCAATATCATAACGCGTACGCTGTTCAATACGCTGCGCCTCTAAAAGCTTGTTATTGTCCTGAAAGAATTTAATGCGTTCTTCTAATTCTTTTTCAATATTTACAATTGCTCTGTCCATCTTTTCCTGAGTGGTCGCATAGTGGGATTTCGGGAAAATGGCAACGTGATTCCGCACGCCCGTCACTTCGCCCGTTACCACATTGATTTCACAAAGACGGTCAATTTCGTCCCCGAACAGCTCAATGCGTATGGAGCTTTCGTTGGAATTTACGGGGAACACTTCAATAACATCTCCGCGCACACGAAATTTACCTCGGGAAAAATCAATGTCATTCCGCTCGTAGCGCATATCCACAAGCTTTGCGATAATGTCCTCTCTCTCCCGCCGCATGCCTGTGCGCAACGAAAGACCCATTTTGATATAATCCTCCGGGTCACCCAAGCCGTAAATACAAGAAACCGATGCCACAATAATGACATCTCTGCGTTCAAACAGAGCAGCCGTAGCACTGTGGCGTAGCTTATCGATTTCGTCATTGATGGACGCGTCCTTTTCGATAAAGGTATCGGTTTGCGCAATGTAAGCCTCGGGCTGATAATAATCGTAGTACGAAACAAAGTATTCTACCGCGTTGTTGGGAAAGAACTCCTTAAATTCCGTGCAAAGCTGTGCCGCCAAGGTTTTATTGTGTGCAAGCACCAAAGTGGGACGGTTGATGTTTGCAATGACATTTGCAATTGTATAGGTTTTTCCCGAGCCGGTTACACCCAGCAAGGTCTGACCCACATAGCCGTCTTTTAAGCCTTCTGTAAGCTGTGCAATCGCCTCAGGCTGATCGCCTGCAGGCTTATAGGATGATACCAGTTCAAACATGTGCCATCCTCCTTTTTTCAAAATAAAAATACCTATTCATATTATTGTACCATAAACAGACGTATAATGCAAGAAAAAAGAACATTTTTGCGTATTGCAAAAATGTTCTTTTTAATATTTATTGTTCTTTTTTCAAAAGAGAAAAGACAGAGGTACAAATAGTAAATGCGACACCCACATACACCGAAACAGATTGTGCAAGCATGATGTTATACAAAAGTGTACAGCTTGCCGCCACAATAGACAGCTTTTTGGTGCTCCGCGGATTTTTCACCCAGAATGCAACCGTGGATACAGATGAGCTTACCGCAGGGAAAATACTAAAAATATTTTTCCAGGTAAAGCAAGCCGACAGAAGATATAAGCAAAGAAAAACAGCAAGCAGAATTTTATCATATTTTTTGTTTTTTATATGGCTGAACACAAACTCTCTTACAAAGCAAAGTCCGTTTGTTGCCGCCGCAGAATATGCAGATATCAGCAAATAGTGTGCAACCCAGAATAAATCCTGTAAGGATTTAAAAAATATCAGCTGGTCTTTGGTTTTTCTGGAATAAATAATCAGCGATGACACAATCGCCATTGTACCGAAAATCTGTGCAATTATATATGGCATATCTCAACCCAGCTCCCGTCATTTTTTGCACTTTCGTAGCATTTATCCAGCACATAACGGGATAAAACACCGTTTTCTGCCGTTACCACAAGCGGTTCGCCCGTGCGCACAGCGTTCGCAAAATTGTCTGCCGCAATCACCCATTCCTTTTTAAACGGGTATGGTGCTTCCTCACTCCATTTGCCGGTCTGCCACCAGTATGTATGATTTCCCTCGGGACCACCGGAAGTAGAAAGGTATGCACCCTGGTCGCCGTAAACCTCCACACGGGAATACCAGCTTGAAGCAGGATAGGAAGTGGTGGAAGAAAACCGTGCCACAAAGCCATCTTTGAATACCATTTCGCAAATTCCAAGATCCTCCGCCTCGATATCGTGGGTTTGCTTATAGGTAGTGCATCTCACCTTTTCGGGCATTCCGAAAACAGTCAGAATGCGGTCGATTTCATGAATACCCTGATTGCTGAGTGCCCCGCCGCCATCTAATGCCCAGGTACCTCGCCAATGCCCGTTGGTTTCAAAATACTGCGGTGTTCTTAAAATATTCAAAATAATATTTGCAGATTTCAGGTTACCGAAAAAGCCTTTTTCTGTTGCGGATTTCAACTCTGTAAGTGCACCGCGGAAGTGCATGTCGAAATCACAGGCAAACAACAAATTCTTTTCTTTTGCAAGTTTTGCGGTTTGCTCACAGATTTCATAATTTACATCCATGGGCTTGGTCACAAGGACATGCTTCCCTGCCCTTAACGCCTTTTGGGCGATTTGGCAATGGGTACCCGTGGTGGTTACCACATACACCATTTCCACCTCGGGGTCATTTAAAAACACATCAACGTCGGTGCTGTAGGGCACATGATACTGCTCGCCCACCGCTTTTGCTTTTTCTCCGATAATATCGCAAACACCGACAATTTTTATCCCGCTGATTTTTTCAATCTCCTTACATCGGTCTTTGCCCTTTCCAAGGCCTACAACCACCATTTTTACGGGGTTATCCTTATAGGGCCTTTCAAAAGTATTGGTTACCGCAAGTGCTTCCTTCATATCCCCGGGTGCACTTTCGGGCCACACCTTTTTGATGTGATTGAAGCAACGCTTTGTCGCTTCCTGCTCGTCCATAACCGCTTTTGTTTCGACAGGAAGATGCGTTTCAATGGACACAGGCATGTCCTTACCGGTTGCAAGCGCACCTCGTAACACTCTGTCCCAGGGTACTTTTTTCGCATCTACCTCAGGAAGCACGCCTCGGCACTTTACATGAAGCATGTTTGCATATTTTAAAGCCTTTGTAAAATAGTCCACACAATCCCCCTGCGCCTCGGGCAAGATTTCAAACATATTGGAAATGTCCCATGCCATGCCCCATTCGGGAATGTTTAATGCTTCTAAAAAGGTAATAACTTCATCAGGCGTCTGTCCGCAATTTTCAAAGCCTAACACAAGCCCTGCTTCCTTTGCTCTTTTTGCAAAAGGATAAAACATTTCCAGCACTTTAGACAGCTCGTCGGGGCGCACCGCAAGTGCACCT
This genomic stretch from Clostridia bacterium harbors:
- the uvrB gene encoding excinuclease ABC subunit UvrB, giving the protein MFELVSSYKPAGDQPEAIAQLTEGLKDGYVGQTLLGVTGSGKTYTIANVIANINRPTLVLAHNKTLAAQLCTEFKEFFPNNAVEYFVSYYDYYQPEAYIAQTDTFIEKDASINDEIDKLRHSATAALFERRDVIIVASVSCIYGLGDPEDYIKMGLSLRTGMRREREDIIAKLVDMRYERNDIDFSRGKFRVRGDVIEVFPVNSNESSIRIELFGDEIDRLCEINVVTGEVTGVRNHVAIFPKSHYATTQEKMDRAIVNIEKELEERIKFFQDNNKLLEAQRIEQRTRYDIEMMQETGFCQGIENYSRHISGRATGSAPYTLLDYFPDDFLLVIDEAHVTVPQVRAMFAGDRSRKDSLVEYGFRLPSAYDNRPLTFNEFEQRIGQTIFVSATPAQYEREHSEQIIEQVIRPTGLLDPEIEVVKTKGQIDHLLSEIHNRTEKKQRVLVTTLTKRMAESLTTFLEEAGVRVRYLHSDVKTIERMEIVRDLRLGEFDVLVGINLLREGLDIPEVSLVAILDADKEGFLRSETSLVQTIGRAARNAEGKVIMYADEITDSMRRAIDETNRRRKMQIEFNEKHGIVPKTIVKDVREIIEATAAPIVPTEKVDPKDKEKVIKQLTEQMREAAKNLQFERAAMLRDKIQELNADGV
- a CDS encoding YgjV family protein, with amino-acid sequence MPYIIAQIFGTMAIVSSLIIYSRKTKDQLIFFKSLQDLFWVAHYLLISAYSAAATNGLCFVREFVFSHIKNKKYDKILLAVFLCLYLLSACFTWKNIFSIFPAVSSSVSTVAFWVKNPRSTKKLSIVAASCTLLYNIMLAQSVSVYVGVAFTICTSVFSLLKKEQ
- a CDS encoding Gfo/Idh/MocA family oxidoreductase — translated: MYISVFTDELKKEVTSVLPVFAEWGMKYVDFRGLINGMPIEKQSETQLKALKAQLDDLGLKTGVIQSSLCKVHLPDQERQNMEMEKLEGIIRASEILECRLVRSFNFWQHKMDDPDLGALAVRPDELSKVLEMFYPFAKRAKEAGLVLGFENCGQTPDEVITFLEALNIPEWGMAWDISNMFEILPEAQGDCVDYFTKALKYANMLHVKCRGVLPEVDAKKVPWDRVLRGALATGKDMPVSIETHLPVETKAVMDEQEATKRCFNHIKKVWPESAPGDMKEALAVTNTFERPYKDNPVKMVVVGLGKGKDRCKEIEKISGIKIVGVCDIIGEKAKAVGEQYHVPYSTDVDVFLNDPEVEMVYVVTTTGTHCQIAQKALRAGKHVLVTKPMDVNYEICEQTAKLAKEKNLLFACDFDMHFRGALTELKSATEKGFFGNLKSANIILNILRTPQYFETNGHWRGTWALDGGGALSNQGIHEIDRILTVFGMPEKVRCTTYKQTHDIEAEDLGICEMVFKDGFVARFSSTTSYPASSWYSRVEVYGDQGAYLSTSGGPEGNHTYWWQTGKWSEEAPYPFKKEWVIAADNFANAVRTGEPLVVTAENGVLSRYVLDKCYESAKNDGSWVEICHI